TATCGGCCACCGTTTCCGCCGACGCTCCGGGATACTGACCGGTGACGTTGACCACCGGGGGCGCGATGTCGGGATATTGGGCGACCGGCAGCGCGATATAGGCCACGGCGCCGAGGATCATCACGACGACCGAGATGACCGAGGCGAAGATCGGGCGGTCGATGAAGAAGTGGGAGAAGCGCATGGCTGGTGCTCCCCCGCTCAGTTGGCAGGCTTGGCGGCGGGAGCTTCCGTGCCGGTGCCCGCCGGCGCAGCCGGCTGCTCGAGCTTGCCGATGACCTGCGCGCCCGGACGAATGCGCACGAGGCCGTTCACCACCACCAGATCGTCCTTGGTCAGGCCGCTATTGATGATGCGCTGCCCATCGATCTGGCGACCCAGCGTCACATACTTCATCTGCGGCACCTGGGGCTGGTCGCCCGGCTGCATCACATAGACGAATTTGCGCGTCTGCTCCGTGCCGATGGCGACATCCGGCACCAGCACAGCGTCATGCGGCGTGGAGGACGGCACGCGGATGCGGCCGAACATGCCGGGCGTGAAGGTGGCGTCCGCATTGGCGAATTCCGCGCGGCCACGGATCGTGCCGGTCTCGGTGCTGATCTGGTTATCGACGAAGTTCAGCGTTCCCTTGTGCGGGAAGCCCTTGTCGTCGATCAGGCCCAGCTCGACCGGGATCGGCTTGCCATTCTCGCCCATCTGCTTGGCCATGCGCTGGTAGCGCAGGAACGAGGCCTCGTCATAGGTGAACTCGAAATAGATCGGGTCGATCGAGACGATTGTGGCGAGCAGCGTGTTGGTGTTGGCGCCACCGGCGCCGCCGGTGACGAGGTTGCCAACGGAGACCTTGCGGTCGCCGATGCGGCCGGTGACCGGCGAGCGCAGATCGGTGAATTCAAGGTCAAGCTGGGCGGAGTGAACCGCCGCCTCGGCGCCGGTGACACTGGCGCGCGCCGAACGTTCGGTCTGCAGGCGCTGGTCGAAGGTCTGCTTGGAAATGGCGGTCGAGGTGCGGTCCTCGATCAGCGTCTGGGCGCGCTGGAGGTCGGCCTGCGCGAAATCGAGATCGGCCTGCGCCTTGGCAAGGTTCGCCTGCGCCTGATCGAGCGCCACCTGGAAGGGGCGCTTGTCGATGGTGAACAGCAGATCGCCCTGCTTCACCAGCTGGCCGTCGGTGAAGTTGATCGACTGCAGATAGCCGGAGACGCGGGCATAGACCTGCACGAGATCGACCGCCGTGAAGCGGCCGACATACTCGTCATAATCGGTGACGCTGCGCACGGTCGGCTTGGCGACGGTGACCGGCGCCGCCTGCGGCGCGGCCTGCGGCGCCTTGTTCTGCTCGGAGCATCCCGCGAGGGCGAGGCCCACCAGCGCAAGGGCGAAAAGGGGGAAGCGCGGCGACGCTGAAATCATACGAATCTCTCCGAAAATATCGGTCAGGCAGACCGTAATACGGTCGCCACATGGCGCGATCCGCCCGCATCGGACGCACACAGCCCGGAGCCACTAGCACAGTTTTGCTGCACTGCGTAAGCAATATCACGGAGAGGCTGGAATCCTCCGGGGACGCAGGAGATTGCGCAGATAGCCCCGTCCCAAAAGCAGCAGCACCAGCAGAACATAGGCAACGCCGCCGCTCACTATGCACAGCGCAAGCCGCGCCTCCTCCTGCCCGACGGGTAGCAAGGTAACAACAATGTCACCATAGCGCGCCGCAGCGTAGAGCACGGCCGCGAGCACGGCGGCGATCAGCGCGAGACGCGGCAGCGCCCGCCGCAACGGGGCGTCCCCGCATTCATAGCCGCGCCGATGGGCCAGAACGGCAAGGGCGATCACCGTGATCCAGCCACCAATGGAGGTGGCGAAGGCGAGCCCCACCTGCGCGAGATGGTCGATAAGGGCGGTCTTCAGCGCGATGTTCACCGCCGCCGCTCCGAGCGTCGCCAGCATGGGCGTGCGCGTGTCGCCGCGCGCATAGAACGGCGCCGAGAGCGAGCGGATGATGACGAAAGGAATGAGCCCGACACCATAGGCCGCCAGCGTCGCCCCGGCGGCCTGGGCCGCCTCGGGGGTGAAGGCGCCGCGCATGAACAGCCCGCGCATGATGATCTCGGGGATCGTCAGCGACGCCGCGAGAAAGGGAAGCGACAGAAGGACCGTCAGCTCGATGGCGCGCGACTGGGCGTAGCGCGCGCCGTCATAGTCGTTCGCCGCGATGCGGCGGGACATCTCCGGCAGCAGAACGATGCCCGCCGCGATGCCGACAACACCGATGGGAAGCTGGTTGATGCGGTCGGCATAGAACAGTGCCGCAATCGCCCCCTGCGGCAGGAAGGAAGCGATGATGGTATCCGCGAAGATGGCGAGCTGGGTGCCGGCCGAACCGAGGATCGCCGGCCCGAGCGCCACAAGGAAGCGCCGCGTCTCGGGATCAAGGCGTGGCCGGCCAAAGCGCGGGCCGAGCCCATGCCGCTCCGCGTCGAAGACCAGAAGAGCCACCTGCAGGAAGCCGGAAATCAGCACGCCCCACGCCGCCGCGTCGCCGGCAGTGGGGAAAAGCCCGACCGCGCTCAGCGTGCCAACCATGGCAACGTTGAGCAGGATGGAGGCCGCGGCCGCCGCCCAGAACCGATCATTGGCGTTGAGTACGCCGCCCACCAGCGTCACCACCGCGATCAGGCCGAGATAGGGGAAGGTGATGCGGGTGAAGTCCACCGTCAGCGCAAAGCGCTGGGGATCATCCGACAGGCCGGGGGCCAGCAGCGCGACGACCCAGTGGGTGGCGAGCAGGGCCAGCGCCAGCAGGGCGAGCTGCACCACCACGACGGCGGTAAGAATGCCATTGGCGAAGCGGGCCGCGCTGGCGTCCCCCAGCTGCGTCTTCACCCGCGCATAGGCGGGAATGAAGGCGGTGTTGAAGGCCCCCTCGGCGAAGATCGAGCGGAAATGGTTGGGCAGGCGGAAGGC
Above is a window of Ancylobacter sp. WKF20 DNA encoding:
- the murJ gene encoding murein biosynthesis integral membrane protein MurJ: MIRSIFSVGGWTLLSRLTGFVRDIVMAAVLGAGPVADAFYIAFRLPNHFRSIFAEGAFNTAFIPAYARVKTQLGDASAARFANGILTAVVVVQLALLALALLATHWVVALLAPGLSDDPQRFALTVDFTRITFPYLGLIAVVTLVGGVLNANDRFWAAAAASILLNVAMVGTLSAVGLFPTAGDAAAWGVLISGFLQVALLVFDAERHGLGPRFGRPRLDPETRRFLVALGPAILGSAGTQLAIFADTIIASFLPQGAIAALFYADRINQLPIGVVGIAAGIVLLPEMSRRIAANDYDGARYAQSRAIELTVLLSLPFLAASLTIPEIIMRGLFMRGAFTPEAAQAAGATLAAYGVGLIPFVIIRSLSAPFYARGDTRTPMLATLGAAAVNIALKTALIDHLAQVGLAFATSIGGWITVIALAVLAHRRGYECGDAPLRRALPRLALIAAVLAAVLYAAARYGDIVVTLLPVGQEEARLALCIVSGGVAYVLLVLLLLGRGYLRNLLRPRRIPASP
- a CDS encoding efflux RND transporter periplasmic adaptor subunit, with translation MISASPRFPLFALALVGLALAGCSEQNKAPQAAPQAAPVTVAKPTVRSVTDYDEYVGRFTAVDLVQVYARVSGYLQSINFTDGQLVKQGDLLFTIDKRPFQVALDQAQANLAKAQADLDFAQADLQRAQTLIEDRTSTAISKQTFDQRLQTERSARASVTGAEAAVHSAQLDLEFTDLRSPVTGRIGDRKVSVGNLVTGGAGGANTNTLLATIVSIDPIYFEFTYDEASFLRYQRMAKQMGENGKPIPVELGLIDDKGFPHKGTLNFVDNQISTETGTIRGRAEFANADATFTPGMFGRIRVPSSTPHDAVLVPDVAIGTEQTRKFVYVMQPGDQPQVPQMKYVTLGRQIDGQRIINSGLTKDDLVVVNGLVRIRPGAQVIGKLEQPAAPAGTGTEAPAAKPAN